In Miscanthus floridulus cultivar M001 chromosome 19, ASM1932011v1, whole genome shotgun sequence, the DNA window ATACATCCTACGGAGTAGTTCTACTAGAAGGTGATCTAATACGTTCAATACCACATTCAACAAACTAACCTGGCAGTTACAATGATGTTAAAGAAGAAATCAAATCAATCAATCATTACTGAAAGCCCAGACCGTTTCAGATGTTTTGGAGTGTAAAGATCCGAAAACACTGCACAAGCTCAAAAATCCTGAAGAAACTGATGTCAAACTGTCCAAGTCACAGACACGATTGCAGCCAAGTATATGGAGACGTCCCAAGAATAGTGCCATTAAGGGAGCATCCTGATTCTATATGGAGACGTCTCAAGGATAGTGCCATCAAGGGAGCATCCTTTTCTTCAGACACTCGAATCGAATCCGGAGCAAGACACGCCAATTTTTGTGCTTGAATAGTACCTAAGATAATTTTGTTAGGCCAAACCAAATTAGTAGACATTCCTTTGCCAATTGAACAGTCACTTTAAGATGAAAACACTAGCAGAGAATTTGGAGTCGATACTACAGGCAACGAAGGTTGCCGTAGGCCGTGGCGTTGGTTAGCAGGAAGGTACCAGGACAGAGAGAGGCAATTCATGGGCAAAGTACACGAGAAGAAAATTGATTTACAAAACAAAAACAGTCACATGTTTAAGCAATAAATTCAGTTGCAATAAAACAAAGAGAAATACACAAGAGTAAAGAGTTGGACTATGGTCTGCGTCGCTATTTCCAAATTCATACTCTCTTTGTAACAATCAGAACCTGTCTTGAAATATGTTTACAGACAGGGGCCCAGCCTGTGTTTCTTGTCTGTGGACAAGCCTTGGCCAAAAAGAAAAGAACATCCTTTCTCAATCAGAACAGTGGCGCCACAACAGAATATGTCATAAAATATACAGGAAAAGGAATAAAGGAAAAAATGCACTAATCAGGATTGAAGACAAAGATAATGTTTCACACTGGAGTGAAAGATAATGTATCATTGGAAGGCCATGTTATGTATTTCTGCAAAAGAAAACACTAACAAATATAGGAATGAAAACATTACTTCTCTGTTGTCTGCTTCctacatcacaaccaagataatGCATCACAGTTCCCTCTACCACCAACACTGTTCGTTATTTTCTCGACTACAAAGATCCGAAACAAAAAGGGCCATTCCATCTGAGCTTGTTACATCACACTAAGAAGCTTTACGGCTGGCCACATTTGGTGACCGGTACCCTGCTTTAGTGGGCTTTCCCCAAGGAGAAACTGAAGGCCTGCCTCCTTTGGTACGCCCCTCACCTCCACCATGGGGATGATCCACAGGATTCATAGCAACACCACGGACAATAGGGCGCCTGCCCAACCACCGGCTATGCCCTGCTTTCCTTAGCTTGCGTGTGCCATGGCTTGGATTGGAGACTATACCGATTGTAGCACGGCATTTTGAATCGACAATCTTCTCAGCACCTGAAGGAAGCCGCAGAACACACCGCACACCTGGCTCCTGGACTACTTTAGCATATGTACCAGCTGCTCGAACCATCTTCCCACCCTGACCAGGATGACACTCAATATCATGCACCCATGTTCCAATTCGTGCATTGGCTAGTGGTATGCAATTCCCAACCTTTGAGTTGAGATCAATTATATCAAACTGATTAGCTGAGGAATATGGTGAAGAGGATGTACTCTTAGAAGGTTTCGAGGAGTCATAGTTCATCACTGTACTACCTGGCATGCATTGGTGACTGGCCAGTATATAAGATACTGGTACACAATCAGCCTTTCCCTTTGGCCCTTTACTCGTACCAGTAGACTTTGCTGCCAAGCTACTAAAGCGGTTAGCCTGTGTCTGAAGCAAAGGTTTCTTCTTGAGATCATTCTGCCAAGAGAGAGCAGCTTGACGCTTCATTCTCTGTGTCCAAAGCGCATCATCCGCTGCCCATTTTTGAATTCCAGAAAGAGAAAATGTctgtttttcttcttcatttcctCTGActtgagcatagaaagtgggCTTGGCACCAGCTAATGCTATCCTAGGTAAGCTCCTACCAGATTTAAGAGTTGCGATATCTCCACTTCCCAAAGAAGAGTACAGTGCAGCAGCTTCCTTTTCTTTATGCACTCTACCAGACAATGGAGCAAGGGAAAACCGACTAGAGACATCAGCAGTGAAAGATTCCAGGACCGGTGGCTTGGCGCTGGGATCTTGTAGAGCCTTGGGGCGGCGGAAATGCACCCCTTGGACCCATCGCACCAGAGCAATGCTAGAAGAGCGATTCGGGTCGTACTCGATCCGCTCCACAATGCCCAGGGAAGAGGTGCCCCGCTTCACATCGACTTTCCTCTGCAGCCTCTTGGCCCCTCCGCCACGGTGGAAAGAGGTGATGCGCCCGGACGAGTTCCGCCCTGCCGTCTTGGACGAGCTCAGAGTCAGACGCTTCAGCGCGCCCACCTTCGCCTGATCTCTCGCGAGTGAGAGCGGGGACTGACGTGCCATCTTGTTGACAAGGATGGAGATGGGACGGGTGTAGCAGGGAGGAGCGCAGACTCTCCAAAAATATGCAACAACCCTCCAGGCtctgcaacattcaaataaaTCAAAGACAAATTACAGATGAGTTTAGATATTAAGCATTGTATCCCCAGTCCAATACATATCACCCATCTGGTATGACTACCTGAATTCGGCAGAACATGTAATCGTATCAACTAAATCTGTTTCCACTTGACTAGACTCGGGCTGGAAAATCCCCACCATAGAAAAGGAAAATGGCAAACAATCCCTAAAGTCACTTCTCACTTGAACCCGAGCCAGAGCCACCGAGGAGTTTCTAGGCGAAATTTGCCGAGCAAAACCTAAGCCCCCATTCCCGCCGCCGCCAAAAGCCCTAGCGGAGCCAGTGCCAGACCCAGGACGAACCAGGTACTTCCCACATCCGCCGGTCAGCAGACTATCCcagcaggaaaagaaaaaaattctTGGAACAAGGGCAGCGTAATCCAAGAGCGGCAGGTGCGCGCATCCGGCTTGGGAATCTGCTGCGCATCTGACCTAAAAAATCGATTTTCTCACACGATCTCGAGCTGTATCTGATGTGCCTACCGATTAGCTCCCGCGGATTCGTCGAGACTAGCCTACTGATGTAAACGAGGAGGATCTAAGACGGAGTACTACTAACCAGGCAGCGTCGGAGGCCCCAGGTGGCGTCTCGGTTCCTCTTACGGTCCTGAGTGGAGAGGGTCCGATGAGCCTGTGTCGCGCGCAGCAgtggggagggggaggaggaggaggttagTCGCCTCGCCGGcggtgcggcggcggctgcgagCGGTGCGTGGAGAGTGGAGACCAGCACGGCACGGGGGAGCGGAGCGGAACGGTGGCGGCTACGCAGTGGTGGCCGGTGGGGTGGAGTCGGGCTTGACCGATGCCGTGATGGGCCTGCGGATGGGCTTTCCACCGcaaccagcaggcagcagcagggAAGGGGAGTGCAACCGGCCCACGTCATGGCGGCCTATAAGCTATGGGCAATTGGGCAAGGGGCCCGCCACGTTTCTCCTCGCTGCTCGCTGAGGTCCGTCCATTTCTGCCGAGTGGCCGCATCGATCCATCCATCACggacgggacgggacgggacgCGCGGGTGCGTCAGCGTACGACACCGCCCACTGCCCAGAAAAGAAAACTGATCGACCGGACCTGGGGAGCACGGCGTCAATtgcttgtcgtcgtcgtcgtcgtcgtcgacgtgGGTTGTTGGTTAGCGGGAGGTGGACGAAGACGGGTGGCGGCAGCCAAGTTAGCCAACGAACCGCTGGCCTCCACTACTCTTAATCTAGTACTAATCACGAGGAAATCGCCGTCACGAGCAGACGAGCTGAGGAAAACGAGTTCGGCAGCGAAAGCGACGACTTTCTGCATCACAAACCTCTTCTTTCTGGTTCACTGTCTGCTATACCCACCACATGTGACTAGAAGATTCACCACTCCTTGGCTTTGTTCGTGCCGTGGAGTGGAGTTTAACCTATGGAGACACAAAGGGCGTGTTTGTTTCCTAGACCAAGATGGCTCGTCCGTCCCAGCACAGCCAGGCCAAGACAACCCCAAGTGGTCCAACACTAGTGTGGAAAGGTGTTtgtttgccttgcccttgagatgGTGTTTGTTTGCCTGCTGGCCGGTGGCGCGCCACCAACTACCAGCGGCCCATGAAACAACAGTTCAAGCAAGGAATAGGCAGCAAAATTGACAAGTCTTACCACAACTCTAATGAAACAGCTAAGTGGCAATTACAACATAGTCTGAGCTTAATCCACAGGTACAACACATACATGAGCAGTCCAACAACAAAAACTTTTTTAAGTGGCAAACACTACTGCACAAAATTTTTCAGAGACAAGCAAAAacgcttaaccgaggcgggcatcgcAGCCACCTCGGTGCAAAGGTCACAGTAAATGGAACCTTTTCTGATGGTGTTGGATGCCCGACTCGGTTAatcgaataaaaaaacaaaaacccGTGGACAGAACCGTCGAGCCCATCTACGAgcccgccgagcccatccacgCGCTGCTGCGGCCGTTGCCCGTCGGAGGAGCGCCGCCCGCCTCGCCCGCTGGAGGAGCACCACCCGCCTTACCCGTCGGATCCGCCTCCCCGCCACCGGATCCGGCCTCGCCGGCCCGCCTCGTCCACGCCACTacactggaggaggagcgccgctcGCCTCGCCTTGCCGGCCGGATCCGCCTCCCCACCATCGGATTCGCCCTCCCCGCTGCCGGATCCAGGCACCCGCTCGCCGAATCTGAGCAAAAGCTCAGCGGGGCCGGTGCTCCTCGCCGTAGCGCCaccggaggagagggagagagagctgaGGCACCGCCAGAGGAGCTCGAGGGAGAGGGAAGGCCAGATCCGCCGGACCGCTGCTGCTCCGCGACGCCCGCCGCCGGGGCACGCGGCGCCCCCAGCCGGATGTCGCCGTGGAGAGAAGTGAGGGAAGAGAGAGACGTGCGACGGGTGAGGGAGAGAGGCGCGACGGGTGAGGGAGAGGGACTCGCAAGTTCACGATGACCGCGTGAGGGAGAGAGACGTGCGAGTGCGCGACGGCCGGGTAAGGGAGAGAAAGAAAGAGCTGAGATAGGCTAAGGTTTGTTCGTCTTTATATAGCGTGACAGTTAACGGGTTGAGATGGGCTTTTGTTAGGCTCGgccttattaaccgaggcgggctttTTAAGCTGTCCGCCTCCAAAAATTGCCCTATTTTAGATTTTAACCGCCTCCATAAATCGATTTTACAAGGCGGTTGATTATGACCATCTCGGTGAATaaaaatgcccgcctcggttaatcccaggcattaaccgaggcggttgaaaTTTTTGCCCGCCTCCTAGCTCGATTTCTAAACGCTATGGAAAAGATTTTCTATAGTAGTGAAAGATGTAGGAGGAGGTCATGTTTTCTGTGAAGACAAGTCATCACGATCACACAAAAGTTCATTTGAGTTGATTCTTGAGCTGAATGCAGCATAAGCATCATCATAGGTGTTGTACTTCTTGTACGAAGCACCACGAAACCGATTCACCTGGTCATGGCAGTCAACCCAATTAGTGTAAACACCAGGCTTCTTGCCATTGAACACCACATACCATGGACTCATCTGAGTTTTAC includes these proteins:
- the LOC136526838 gene encoding large ribosomal subunit protein uL2m-like, whose amino-acid sequence is MARQSPLSLARDQAKVGALKRLTLSSSKTAGRNSSGRITSFHRGGGAKRLQRKVDVKRGTSSLGIVERIEYDPNRSSSIALVRWVQGVHFRRPKALQDPSAKPPVLESFTADVSSRFSLAPLSGRVHKEKEAAALYSSLGSGDIATLKSGRSLPRIALAGAKPTFYAQVRGNEEEKQTFSLSGIQKWAADDALWTQRMKRQAALSWQNDLKKKPLLQTQANRFSSLAAKSTGTSKGPKGKADCVPVSYILASHQCMPGSTVMNYDSSKPSKSTSSSPYSSANQFDIIDLNSKVGNCIPLANARIGTWVHDIECHPGQGGKMVRAAGTYAKVVQEPGVRCVLRLPSGAEKIVDSKCRATIGIVSNPSHGTRKLRKAGHSRWLGRRPIVRGVAMNPVDHPHGGGEGRTKGGRPSVSPWGKPTKAGYRSPNVASRKAS